A region from the Geobacter benzoatilyticus genome encodes:
- the waaC gene encoding lipopolysaccharide heptosyltransferase I, whose product MKVLVVKVSALGDVIHALPVLDYLHQAAPGIEIGWVVEEGNREILEGHPLLSRLHVIRTKAWRRDPLSDTTRREIAAVRRDMREAAYDIAFDLQGNIKSGIIAWLSGARRRYGFDRDGVRETPNLLFTTNQVPLRRQDHHISHRSLRVVSVPLGRDYTGMTIGSDIFTSPDDDAAAEALLATLDDGLVFLFHNGTTWATKLWHEGGWIDLGRRVLERFPDSSILLSWGNEQEKEVAENIAAAIGHGVRVLPRLTIKGFCALLKKVDLVVGGDTGPIHMAAAVGTPTVSFYRATDGARNGPRGNLHVVLQSPLDCTACLRKACDKDASCRASITADRLMDGIERLLALPFQSDV is encoded by the coding sequence ATGAAGGTTCTCGTGGTAAAAGTAAGTGCTCTGGGCGATGTCATCCACGCCTTGCCGGTGCTCGACTATCTCCACCAGGCAGCGCCAGGCATCGAAATCGGCTGGGTCGTGGAGGAGGGGAACCGGGAGATTCTGGAAGGGCATCCCCTGCTTAGCCGGCTCCATGTAATCCGGACGAAGGCGTGGCGCCGCGATCCCCTGTCGGACACTACCCGTCGGGAGATAGCCGCTGTCCGCCGGGACATGCGCGAGGCGGCCTATGATATTGCATTCGATCTCCAGGGGAATATCAAGAGCGGCATCATAGCCTGGCTTTCGGGCGCAAGACGCCGCTATGGTTTTGACCGCGACGGGGTTAGGGAAACTCCCAACCTGCTGTTCACTACCAACCAGGTACCCCTAAGGCGGCAGGATCATCATATTTCGCACCGCTCACTCCGGGTTGTCAGCGTCCCCTTGGGACGTGACTATACGGGAATGACCATCGGATCCGACATCTTCACCTCTCCCGATGACGATGCCGCTGCCGAGGCTCTTCTGGCGACCCTCGACGATGGGCTCGTTTTCCTCTTCCACAACGGCACCACCTGGGCCACCAAACTCTGGCACGAAGGCGGGTGGATCGATTTGGGGAGACGGGTGCTCGAAAGGTTTCCGGATTCCTCCATCCTCCTGTCCTGGGGGAATGAGCAAGAGAAAGAGGTTGCGGAAAATATTGCCGCCGCAATCGGCCATGGCGTGCGGGTGTTGCCCCGGTTGACCATCAAGGGGTTCTGCGCGCTGCTGAAAAAGGTTGACCTTGTTGTGGGAGGAGACACCGGCCCGATTCATATGGCCGCAGCCGTGGGAACTCCGACGGTTTCCTTCTACCGGGCCACCGATGGAGCGCGCAACGGCCCGCGCGGCAATCTCCATGTAGTTTTGCAGTCGCCCCTCGACTGCACCGCCTGCCTCCGCAAGGCATGCGACAAGGATGCCTCCTGCCGTGCAAGCATCACGGCCGATCGCCTTATGGACGGCATCGAGAGGCTCCTGGCTCTCCCCTTTCAATCGGATGTGTGA
- the gmk gene encoding guanylate kinase: MKREGVLYIISAPSGAGKTTLCKEIIDIFPHLRHSVSYTTRQPRLGEVHGKDYYFISRDEFRRMVMDDEFAEWAEVHGNCYGTSIRTLEECRASGIDLILDIDIQGARQLKKRYEGGVYIFILPPSYEELRRRLNGRSSDSDDVINRRIDAAAGEIRESRWYDYIIVNDQFSRAVEELKSVMIAERCRTSRVLEAVTELFDIG; encoded by the coding sequence ATGAAACGCGAAGGAGTTCTCTATATTATCTCGGCACCTTCCGGGGCGGGCAAAACCACGCTCTGCAAGGAAATAATTGACATCTTTCCGCACCTCCGGCATTCTGTCAGCTATACGACGCGCCAACCGCGGCTTGGCGAAGTTCATGGGAAAGATTATTACTTTATCTCCCGGGACGAGTTCCGCCGCATGGTTATGGATGATGAGTTTGCCGAGTGGGCCGAAGTTCATGGCAACTGTTACGGGACTTCAATCCGTACCCTTGAAGAGTGCCGTGCCTCAGGAATCGACCTGATTCTGGATATTGATATCCAGGGTGCTCGCCAGCTGAAGAAGCGTTACGAAGGCGGCGTCTATATCTTCATACTTCCCCCCAGTTACGAGGAACTTCGACGGCGCCTGAACGGCCGGTCCTCCGACAGCGACGATGTCATCAACCGGCGCATTGACGCTGCTGCCGGGGAGATTCGCGAATCCCGCTGGTACGATTACATCATCGTCAACGATCAGTTCAGCAGGGCGGTCGAGGAACTAAAGTCTGTCATGATTGCGGAGCGCTGCAGAACATCCCGCGTGCTTGAGGCTGTGACGGAGCTGTTCGATATCGGTTGA
- a CDS encoding glycosyltransferase family 39 protein — translation MESTIDLKPGSVNPRHVFLLLAGYFVLHLLFRYFVSDSLELDEAEQLLLTQELRLGYGSQPPLYTWLQAGFFSIFGTSVFALAAVKNILLFLTYFFVFSSAKEITNDDNRAVIAMVSLLMIPQFFWESQRDLTHSVLGTTIAACTLFIAVRLFKTGRLKYYVLFGLCAGAGIISKYNFGVFLVALLISAASVRSLRPRLCDRKILITVACLLLVITPHLYWAATNVKATLSQADKFQMARPIGLLQSYSMGLQKLAKAIAAFLGMLLPAYALFFYRKGRDIPAATAEGDYALLVKRMLLAGLFLCLLMILLFKVTVFKDRWMQPLLFATPVYLATLSRTRLANARGYFRFCLLVAVLVLLLLPGHTIFASRFGTYNRLNAPYSAFSAQLRQAGFRQGVIISQNRLTGGNLRMAFPDSVVLAPEVPRFDYRTGSDWLIVWDATKNAEMPDKLRKFAAEFVPADIKAVPPRIIEATSKYSTDRTMRLGFILLRKDVP, via the coding sequence TTGGAATCAACGATTGACTTGAAGCCGGGAAGTGTCAACCCCCGGCATGTGTTCCTGCTCCTCGCAGGTTATTTCGTTCTGCATCTTCTGTTTCGATATTTCGTTTCAGACAGTCTGGAACTGGATGAGGCTGAACAGCTTCTGCTTACGCAGGAACTCCGCCTTGGCTACGGTTCGCAGCCGCCACTGTATACCTGGTTGCAGGCCGGTTTTTTTTCCATTTTCGGGACCAGTGTCTTTGCCCTGGCAGCGGTCAAGAACATCCTCCTTTTTCTGACCTATTTCTTTGTGTTCTCCAGTGCAAAGGAAATTACCAATGATGACAACCGCGCGGTAATTGCGATGGTATCGCTGTTGATGATTCCCCAGTTTTTCTGGGAGTCGCAGCGCGATCTCACCCACTCGGTACTGGGGACTACCATCGCCGCATGCACGCTGTTTATTGCTGTACGTCTTTTCAAGACGGGACGGCTCAAGTACTACGTTTTGTTCGGGCTCTGCGCCGGCGCGGGAATTATCTCCAAGTATAATTTCGGGGTTTTTCTCGTTGCGCTTCTGATCTCTGCGGCCTCAGTGCGAAGCTTGCGGCCTCGATTATGCGACCGTAAAATTCTCATCACCGTTGCGTGCCTTCTTCTGGTCATCACACCCCATCTTTACTGGGCAGCAACCAATGTTAAGGCTACGCTTTCCCAGGCGGACAAATTCCAGATGGCACGACCCATCGGCCTTCTCCAGTCTTATTCCATGGGACTGCAGAAGTTGGCAAAGGCGATAGCCGCATTTCTTGGAATGCTGCTTCCTGCCTATGCCCTGTTCTTCTACCGAAAGGGGAGAGATATTCCCGCCGCAACCGCTGAGGGGGATTATGCCCTGTTGGTGAAGAGGATGCTCCTTGCGGGGTTGTTTCTCTGCCTCCTGATGATACTGTTATTCAAGGTGACCGTGTTCAAGGACCGCTGGATGCAGCCGCTGCTGTTCGCCACCCCTGTGTACCTGGCAACCCTTTCCCGGACGAGGTTGGCCAATGCCCGCGGGTACTTCCGCTTTTGTCTGCTTGTGGCGGTGCTTGTGCTCCTGCTGTTGCCCGGCCATACCATATTCGCTTCCCGGTTCGGCACATACAACCGCCTGAATGCTCCCTATTCCGCCTTTTCAGCCCAATTACGCCAGGCCGGGTTCCGGCAGGGGGTGATTATTTCACAGAACAGGCTGACGGGTGGCAATTTGAGGATGGCATTCCCTGACAGCGTTGTGCTTGCTCCGGAGGTCCCCCGGTTCGATTACCGGACCGGCTCTGACTGGCTTATTGTGTGGGACGCGACCAAAAATGCGGAAATGCCGGACAAATTGCGGAAATTTGCCGCAGAATTTGTCCCGGCCGACATTAAAGCGGTGCCGCCCCGCATAATTGAAGCAACCAGTAAATATTCTACGGACCGCACAATGCGGCTCGGATTTATACTGCTCAGGAAAGACGTCCCATGA
- the rpoZ gene encoding DNA-directed RNA polymerase subunit omega codes for MARVTVEDCLEKVDNRFLLVMLASKRVKQLYKGAAPLIDNKAANKNVVVSLREIAVGKVGYELTSRKAK; via the coding sequence ATGGCACGGGTTACCGTAGAAGATTGTCTGGAAAAGGTCGATAACCGTTTCCTTCTCGTCATGTTGGCGTCCAAGCGCGTCAAGCAGCTCTACAAGGGGGCAGCTCCACTTATTGACAATAAAGCCGCCAATAAAAACGTGGTGGTATCGCTTCGCGAGATCGCAGTGGGCAAGGTCGGCTACGAACTTACGTCGCGCAAGGCTAAGTAA
- a CDS encoding RelA/SpoT family protein, whose protein sequence is MIRLNDILDKVVSYNPAPDLDLIRKAYVYCAKVHQGQTRLSGEPYLVHPMEVAGLLADLRLDVPTVVTGLLHDTIEDTLTTREELAGVFGEEVANLVEGVTKISKILFKTKEESQAENFRKMLLAMANDIRVILVKLADRLHNMRTLQYQPEPKQRSIARETLDIYAPIANRLGISWIKSELEDLSFRYLEPQIYYDLASKVTKKKKERESYVEEVRKIIADKLVEHDIKGEVYGRSKHLYSIWRKMQNRSVDIDQIYDLIAIRVMVNDIRECYEVLGLVHSTWKPIPGRFKDYIAMPKGNMYQSLHTTVIGLDGERMEVQIRTSEMHRVAEAGIAAHWKYKEGKGYDEKEVKRFAWLRQLLEWQQELQDSHEFMNTVKVELFPEEVYVFTPRGDVKSFPKGSTPIDFAYTIHTDIGHRCVGAKVNGKLVPLKYELKNGDIIEVITSPHHTPSKDWLKIVRSSRARNKIRAWIKTEERVRSISLGKEILEKEFRRFSLNLAKLQKSGELKQVAIDFGYLSDDDLMASVGYGKLSCHQVLGKLLPEEKLVERQEQKESRIGKAISKLTGKSTSAIQIGGVDDVLVRFGKCCNPVPGDDIVGFITRGRGVTVHTADCPIALESDPDRRIIVDWNRERKAALPVKIKVTCHDQKGILANITVAITNCEANISSASIQSTVDRRGVNIFEVDVTSLEHLNRVINNIMKIHGVTHVERIKN, encoded by the coding sequence ATGATAAGACTCAACGACATCCTCGATAAGGTAGTTTCCTATAACCCGGCGCCGGATCTGGACCTGATTCGCAAGGCCTATGTTTATTGCGCCAAGGTGCATCAGGGGCAAACCCGTCTCTCCGGTGAACCGTATCTGGTTCATCCCATGGAAGTGGCGGGGCTGCTGGCCGATCTCAGGCTCGATGTCCCCACCGTAGTGACGGGGCTTCTTCACGATACCATCGAAGATACCCTCACTACCCGCGAGGAATTGGCAGGGGTGTTCGGCGAAGAGGTGGCCAACCTCGTCGAGGGCGTAACCAAGATTAGTAAAATTTTATTCAAGACCAAGGAAGAGAGCCAGGCGGAGAACTTCCGCAAAATGCTTCTTGCCATGGCAAATGACATCCGTGTCATTCTCGTCAAGCTGGCCGACCGCCTTCACAATATGCGGACTCTTCAGTACCAGCCGGAGCCGAAGCAGCGCTCCATCGCCCGCGAAACCCTCGATATCTATGCCCCCATTGCCAACCGCCTTGGTATTTCCTGGATAAAAAGCGAGCTGGAGGATCTTTCCTTCCGCTATCTGGAGCCCCAGATCTATTACGACCTGGCGTCCAAGGTGACCAAGAAGAAAAAGGAGCGGGAGAGCTATGTCGAGGAGGTTCGGAAAATCATTGCCGACAAGCTAGTCGAGCATGACATCAAGGGGGAGGTCTACGGCCGCAGCAAGCATCTCTACTCCATCTGGCGCAAGATGCAGAACAGAAGCGTCGATATCGATCAGATCTACGACCTCATTGCCATACGGGTCATGGTTAACGATATCCGCGAATGCTACGAGGTGCTTGGGCTTGTCCATTCTACCTGGAAGCCTATCCCCGGCAGATTCAAAGATTATATCGCCATGCCCAAGGGGAATATGTACCAGTCGCTGCACACGACGGTAATCGGCCTCGATGGCGAGCGGATGGAGGTGCAGATCCGCACTTCCGAAATGCACCGGGTAGCCGAGGCGGGGATTGCCGCCCACTGGAAGTACAAGGAAGGGAAGGGGTACGACGAGAAGGAAGTCAAGCGCTTCGCATGGCTGCGCCAACTCCTTGAATGGCAACAGGAATTGCAGGACTCCCATGAGTTCATGAACACGGTAAAGGTGGAACTCTTCCCCGAAGAGGTCTATGTATTCACCCCCCGTGGCGATGTGAAGAGCTTCCCCAAGGGATCTACCCCCATCGACTTTGCCTACACGATTCACACCGATATCGGCCACCGTTGCGTCGGCGCAAAGGTGAACGGCAAGCTGGTCCCCCTCAAGTACGAACTGAAAAACGGCGACATCATCGAGGTTATCACTTCTCCGCACCATACTCCCAGCAAGGATTGGCTTAAAATCGTCAGGAGCTCCCGGGCGCGGAACAAGATCCGGGCCTGGATCAAGACGGAGGAGCGGGTCAGGAGCATTTCTCTCGGCAAGGAGATACTGGAGAAGGAGTTCCGGCGCTTTTCCCTGAATCTCGCTAAGCTCCAGAAGTCGGGAGAACTGAAGCAGGTGGCCATAGACTTCGGTTATCTCAGTGATGATGACCTTATGGCTTCCGTCGGCTATGGAAAGCTCTCCTGTCATCAGGTGCTCGGTAAGCTGCTGCCCGAAGAAAAGCTGGTTGAACGCCAGGAGCAGAAAGAATCCCGGATCGGCAAGGCAATCAGCAAGCTGACGGGCAAGTCAACCAGCGCCATCCAGATAGGCGGTGTGGATGACGTTCTCGTCCGCTTCGGCAAATGCTGCAATCCGGTGCCGGGCGACGATATCGTCGGTTTTATTACCCGCGGCCGTGGCGTGACCGTGCACACCGCCGACTGTCCCATTGCCCTTGAGAGCGATCCCGACCGGCGGATTATCGTGGATTGGAACCGGGAGCGCAAAGCGGCTCTCCCCGTCAAGATCAAGGTCACCTGTCACGACCAGAAGGGGATCCTGGCTAACATCACCGTTGCGATAACCAACTGTGAGGCGAACATCTCCAGCGCCTCCATACAAAGTACTGTGGACAGACGCGGGGTGAATATCTTCGAGGTTGACGTGACGAGCCTTGAACACCTCAACCGCGTCATAAACAACATCATGAAGATTCACGGCGTCACCCATGTGGAGCGGATAAAGAACTGA
- a CDS encoding glycosyltransferase family 2 protein — protein MDLSVVVPVKNEEENIVPLIDEIRKALHGMDYEIVYVDDGSTDGTLMRLHEVGGSFPRLRVIRHRNSCGQSTAVLTGVRHARGNWIATLDGDGQNDPADIPRMFEKVKDCRDSGAKSLVCVCGYRRTRRDTWLRRISSRVANGVRRGLLKDDTPDTGCGLKVFSREVFLSLPYFDHMHRFLPALFLRNGGAVVSVEVNHRERTRGTSKYGLFNRLWVGIVDIIGVAWLQRRSRIPEIIEE, from the coding sequence ATGGATTTATCAGTAGTAGTACCGGTAAAAAATGAAGAAGAGAACATTGTCCCGCTCATCGACGAAATTCGCAAGGCGCTGCACGGGATGGACTATGAGATAGTGTATGTGGATGATGGGAGCACCGATGGCACCTTGATGCGTCTGCACGAAGTCGGCGGATCATTTCCACGGCTCAGGGTAATTCGCCACAGAAACAGTTGTGGCCAGAGTACCGCCGTGCTGACGGGAGTCAGGCATGCTCGGGGTAACTGGATTGCGACCCTTGACGGAGATGGGCAGAATGACCCGGCGGATATCCCCAGGATGTTTGAGAAGGTGAAAGATTGCAGGGATTCCGGAGCAAAATCCCTTGTTTGCGTCTGCGGATATCGTCGTACGCGCCGGGATACCTGGCTGCGGCGGATTTCTTCGCGGGTTGCCAACGGTGTCCGACGCGGGTTGTTGAAGGACGATACGCCTGATACCGGTTGCGGTCTCAAGGTCTTCTCGCGTGAGGTATTCCTGTCGCTGCCGTATTTTGATCATATGCATCGCTTTCTGCCGGCGCTGTTCCTGAGAAATGGGGGCGCTGTCGTTTCCGTAGAGGTGAATCACCGGGAGCGCACCCGCGGGACTTCCAAATATGGCTTGTTCAATCGTCTATGGGTCGGCATTGTTGACATCATTGGAGTGGCCTGGTTGCAGCGGCGTTCCAGAATACCTGAAATAATCGAGGAATAA
- a CDS encoding RidA family protein, protein MKAIVATDKAPKAIGPYSQAVKAGGFLFLSGQIPLDPATGELVQGGIIEQTERVMDNIAAVLAEAGAGFDSIVKTTIFLTDLANFGVVNDLYGGRFTVAPPARSTVEVKGLPRGALVEIEVTAVC, encoded by the coding sequence ATGAAGGCGATAGTTGCAACCGATAAGGCACCAAAGGCAATCGGACCCTATTCCCAGGCGGTTAAAGCCGGGGGATTTCTTTTCCTTTCAGGGCAGATACCCCTTGATCCTGCCACCGGCGAGCTTGTGCAGGGTGGGATCATTGAGCAGACCGAACGGGTCATGGATAATATCGCTGCCGTACTGGCCGAGGCCGGCGCGGGTTTTGACTCCATCGTCAAGACTACGATATTCCTGACCGACCTTGCCAATTTCGGTGTGGTTAACGATTTGTATGGCGGCCGTTTTACGGTGGCGCCGCCGGCACGTTCCACGGTGGAGGTGAAGGGGCTTCCCCGCGGGGCGCTCGTGGAGATTGAGGTGACTGCTGTCTGCTGA
- the galE gene encoding UDP-glucose 4-epimerase GalE translates to MKVLVTGGAGYIGSHVVRQLSEAGYTVVVYDNLSTGSADALVHGERLVVGELADSARLDGLFEEYGFKTVLHFAASIVAPESVSDPIKYYSNNTRNTLNLLTACVKHGVERFIFSSTAAVYGMPESGIAAEESPTVPINPYGTSKLMSEWMLRDICAAHGMRSVALRYFNVAGADPQARMGQRTPEATHLIKVSCQAALGMRDKVSIFGTDYATPDGTGIRDYIHVEDLASAHLAALAYLERGGESTRINVGYGKGSSVREVIRMVRQVSGVDFPAEEAPRRPGDPAMLVAKADRAGSLLGWTPRHDDLKTIVADAWRWESKINKG, encoded by the coding sequence ATGAAGGTCCTTGTCACAGGTGGTGCAGGATATATCGGCAGCCATGTGGTTCGGCAGCTTTCGGAGGCCGGTTACACCGTGGTGGTCTACGACAACCTCTCCACGGGCTCTGCAGACGCCCTTGTCCACGGAGAGCGGCTCGTGGTAGGAGAACTGGCCGATTCCGCCCGACTTGACGGGCTTTTTGAAGAGTACGGCTTCAAGACGGTCCTCCACTTTGCCGCATCCATCGTTGCCCCAGAGTCCGTCAGCGATCCCATCAAGTACTACAGCAACAACACCCGCAATACCCTCAATCTTCTCACCGCCTGCGTGAAGCATGGGGTGGAGCGGTTCATATTCTCCAGCACCGCCGCCGTGTACGGTATGCCCGAAAGCGGCATAGCTGCTGAAGAAAGCCCGACGGTTCCCATCAACCCCTACGGCACATCCAAGCTCATGAGCGAATGGATGCTCCGCGATATTTGCGCCGCCCACGGCATGCGCTCCGTGGCCCTGCGCTACTTCAACGTGGCGGGGGCGGATCCCCAGGCACGCATGGGGCAGCGGACACCGGAGGCGACCCATCTCATCAAGGTCTCCTGCCAGGCCGCATTGGGGATGAGAGACAAGGTATCCATTTTCGGCACCGACTACGCCACCCCTGACGGCACCGGCATCCGCGATTATATCCACGTCGAGGATCTGGCCTCGGCCCACCTGGCGGCCCTTGCCTATCTGGAGCGGGGAGGGGAGTCGACGCGCATAAATGTGGGCTACGGCAAAGGGTCCAGCGTCCGGGAAGTTATCCGGATGGTGCGCCAGGTTTCTGGTGTCGATTTCCCGGCCGAGGAAGCTCCCCGGCGACCCGGCGACCCGGCAATGCTGGTGGCAAAGGCGGACCGGGCCGGATCGCTTCTGGGATGGACTCCGCGCCATGACGATCTCAAGACCATCGTCGCCGATGCTTGGCGGTGGGAAAGTAAGATAAATAAAGGGTAA
- a CDS encoding YicC/YloC family endoribonuclease, protein MIKSMTGYGKAVVETESGRTTVEIRSVNHRYGEVFVKMPRSFLAFENDVRKVVGDRLKRGKIEVFVLREEGAAGQHQPMVNVPLARAYREAFDHLRTELGIYDPVTLPLILSQRDVLAAREEGGDEDILRDELLKAVRGAVEAMEAMRVREGEALHADLAARRRTLEALIERVAERAPAVVAEYAQKLRERLAQLLADTALDEARLAQEVALLADRCDVTEELVRFRSHLVQFDETIALAEPVGRKLDFLMQELNREVNTIGSKANDASMAAIVVELKAELEKIREQVQNIE, encoded by the coding sequence ATGATCAAGAGCATGACCGGCTACGGCAAAGCCGTGGTCGAAACGGAATCAGGTCGCACCACCGTGGAGATACGATCGGTTAACCATCGCTATGGAGAAGTTTTCGTAAAAATGCCACGCTCGTTCCTTGCCTTTGAGAACGACGTGCGCAAGGTGGTCGGTGATCGTCTGAAGCGCGGTAAAATCGAGGTGTTTGTCCTGCGCGAAGAAGGCGCGGCCGGTCAGCATCAGCCCATGGTGAATGTTCCTTTAGCCCGAGCCTACCGGGAAGCGTTCGACCACCTGCGTACGGAGCTCGGGATTTACGACCCCGTGACCCTTCCGCTCATTCTGTCGCAGCGGGACGTCCTTGCCGCCCGTGAGGAGGGTGGGGACGAGGATATCCTCCGTGACGAGTTGCTCAAGGCGGTTCGTGGAGCGGTGGAAGCAATGGAGGCGATGAGGGTTCGTGAAGGCGAGGCGCTCCACGCCGACCTGGCGGCCCGTCGCCGGACCCTCGAAGCGCTCATCGAACGGGTAGCCGAACGGGCTCCCGCTGTGGTGGCGGAGTATGCCCAGAAGCTTCGCGAACGGCTTGCCCAGCTTCTGGCCGATACGGCCCTTGACGAGGCGCGGCTTGCCCAGGAGGTGGCGCTTCTGGCCGACCGGTGCGACGTTACCGAGGAGTTGGTCCGCTTCCGGAGCCACCTGGTCCAGTTCGACGAAACCATCGCCCTTGCGGAGCCGGTGGGTCGCAAGCTGGATTTTCTCATGCAGGAGCTGAACCGTGAGGTTAATACCATAGGGTCCAAGGCCAACGATGCTTCCATGGCCGCCATTGTGGTGGAGTTGAAGGCGGAACTGGAGAAGATCCGCGAGCAGGTACAGAACATAGAATAG
- a CDS encoding lipid-A-disaccharide synthase N-terminal domain-containing protein translates to MESSRMWLAVGFLGQALFTMRFVVQWLQSERMRRSVVPEAFWYFSVLGGLTLLAYSIHRRDPVFIVGQASGLFIYLRNLYFIIRERKRLKAYADHSAD, encoded by the coding sequence ATGGAATCCAGCAGGATGTGGCTTGCAGTTGGTTTTTTGGGACAGGCTCTTTTCACCATGCGCTTTGTTGTGCAATGGCTGCAAAGCGAGCGCATGCGCCGCAGCGTGGTGCCTGAAGCTTTCTGGTACTTCAGCGTGCTTGGGGGGCTCACTCTGCTTGCCTATTCGATTCATCGCCGTGACCCGGTATTTATTGTCGGGCAGGCTTCGGGCCTGTTCATCTATTTGCGCAATCTTTATTTTATAATTCGTGAAAGAAAGAGATTGAAAGCATATGCTGATCATTCCGCAGATTGA
- a CDS encoding NAD-dependent epimerase — MSTVLVTGAAGFIGFHLTQRLLDRGDNVVGLDNLNDYYDVNLKLDRLRQLEGRAGFRFVRASLSDRPALEELFAGGRFDVVVNLAAQAGVRYSLQNPHAYVDSNLVGFMNILEGCRHHGVKHLVYASSSSVYGANTAMPFSVHHNVDHPVSLYAATKKANELMAHTYSSLYGLPTTGLRFFTVYGPWGRPDMALFLFTKAILEGRPIDVYNHGKMQRDFTFIDDIVEGVMRVMDRTPEPNPVWSGDRPDPGTSYAPYRIYNIGNNSPVELLTFIETIEKCIGKTAEKNFLPLQAGDVPATYADVDDLMKDVGFKPATPIVDGIRRFVEWYRGYYNV; from the coding sequence ATGTCCACGGTTCTCGTCACCGGCGCCGCCGGCTTTATCGGATTTCACCTCACGCAGCGCCTCCTTGACCGGGGCGACAACGTGGTCGGCCTTGATAATCTCAACGACTATTACGACGTAAACCTGAAGCTGGACCGCCTCCGTCAGCTGGAGGGGCGCGCTGGGTTCCGCTTCGTTCGGGCGAGCCTTTCCGACCGCCCAGCGCTTGAAGAGCTTTTTGCCGGCGGGCGGTTCGATGTGGTGGTGAACCTGGCCGCCCAGGCCGGGGTTCGCTATTCGCTCCAGAATCCCCATGCGTACGTCGACAGCAACCTGGTCGGTTTCATGAATATACTGGAAGGGTGCCGCCATCACGGCGTGAAACACCTGGTTTACGCATCGTCCAGCTCAGTCTACGGGGCCAATACGGCCATGCCCTTCTCGGTCCATCACAACGTTGATCACCCCGTTTCCCTGTACGCCGCCACCAAAAAGGCCAACGAGCTCATGGCCCATACCTATTCGAGCCTCTACGGCCTCCCCACCACCGGCTTGCGCTTCTTTACGGTCTATGGCCCCTGGGGGCGCCCCGACATGGCGCTCTTCCTCTTCACCAAGGCGATCCTCGAAGGGCGACCCATCGACGTCTACAACCACGGCAAGATGCAGCGGGACTTCACCTTCATCGACGACATCGTCGAGGGGGTGATGAGGGTTATGGACCGGACCCCGGAACCCAACCCAGTCTGGAGCGGCGACCGTCCCGATCCCGGCACCAGCTACGCCCCCTACCGGATCTACAACATCGGCAACAACAGCCCCGTGGAACTCCTTACCTTCATTGAAACCATCGAGAAGTGCATAGGGAAGACGGCTGAAAAGAACTTCCTCCCCCTTCAGGCGGGGGACGTGCCGGCCACCTATGCCGACGTGGACGATTTGATGAAGGATGTCGGCTTCAAGCCGGCTACTCCCATCGTGGATGGGATACGGCGTTTCGTCGAGTGGTATCGGGGGTATTATAATGTCTGA